One Heptranchias perlo isolate sHepPer1 chromosome 5, sHepPer1.hap1, whole genome shotgun sequence DNA window includes the following coding sequences:
- the glo1 gene encoding lactoylglutathione lyase isoform X3, translated as MQQTMLRVKDPKKSLDFYTRIIGMTLLQKFDFPSMKFTLYFLGYEDKKEIPVDKCEHTAWTFSRRATIELTHNWGTENDENQSYHNGNSDPRGFGHLGIAVPDVYAACKRFEELGVKFVKKPDDGKMKGLAFIQDPDGYWIEIFSPNQMLTIIL; from the exons ATGCAACAGACTATGTTAAGAGTGAAAGATCCGAAAAAATCTCTGGATTTTTACACCAGAATCATCGGAATGAC GCTGCTGCAGAAATTCGACTTTCCCTCTATGAAATTCACACTCTACTTTTTGGGCTATGAGGACAAAAAGGAAATCCCAGTCGATAAGTGTGAGCACACAGCCTGGACCTTCTCCAGGAGAGCCACTATCGAGCTGACACA TAACTGGGGCACTGAGAATGATGAAAACCAGTCCTATCATAATGGGAACTCAGATCCTAGAGGGTTTG GTCACCTGGGCATTGCTGTCCCTGATGTTTACGCTGCCTGCAAACGATTTGAGGAGCTGGGAGTAAAGTTTGTGAAGAAGCCAGATGATG GTAAAATGAAGGGGCTCGCTTTCATTCAGGACCCAGATGGTTACTGGATAGAGATTTTCAGCCCCAACCAAATGCTCACCATCATCCTTTAG
- the glo1 gene encoding lactoylglutathione lyase isoform X1, giving the protein MSQEPSGLTDEQAHSACSDPDAETKDFVMQQTMLRVKDPKKSLDFYTRIIGMTLLQKFDFPSMKFTLYFLGYEDKKEIPVDKCEHTAWTFSRRATIELTHNWGTENDENQSYHNGNSDPRGFGHLGIAVPDVYAACKRFEELGVKFVKKPDDGKMKGLAFIQDPDGYWIEIFSPNQMLTIIL; this is encoded by the exons ATGTCTCAGGAGCCAAGCGGACTCACCGACGAGCAGGCTCACAGCGCTTGTTCCGACCCAGACGCTGAAACTAAg GATTTTGTGATGCAACAGACTATGTTAAGAGTGAAAGATCCGAAAAAATCTCTGGATTTTTACACCAGAATCATCGGAATGAC GCTGCTGCAGAAATTCGACTTTCCCTCTATGAAATTCACACTCTACTTTTTGGGCTATGAGGACAAAAAGGAAATCCCAGTCGATAAGTGTGAGCACACAGCCTGGACCTTCTCCAGGAGAGCCACTATCGAGCTGACACA TAACTGGGGCACTGAGAATGATGAAAACCAGTCCTATCATAATGGGAACTCAGATCCTAGAGGGTTTG GTCACCTGGGCATTGCTGTCCCTGATGTTTACGCTGCCTGCAAACGATTTGAGGAGCTGGGAGTAAAGTTTGTGAAGAAGCCAGATGATG GTAAAATGAAGGGGCTCGCTTTCATTCAGGACCCAGATGGTTACTGGATAGAGATTTTCAGCCCCAACCAAATGCTCACCATCATCCTTTAG
- the LOC137322120 gene encoding cold-inducible RNA-binding protein-like produces MTDDRKLFVGGLSFDTDEQTLEVLFSKYGEVVDARVIKDKDTMSSRGFGFVTFENPQDATDAKDGLNDQCVDGRQIRVDYAEKKSGDGYGGGRGQRRGGYGSGGYGGGGYGGGGYGGGGGGYGSYNSGGYGSGGGYGNSSRQYESRGSGYSRGNRGGYDRYTSGR; encoded by the coding sequence ATGACTGACGACCGAAAGCTGTTCGTTGGCGGCCTAAGTTTCGACACGGATGAGCAGACCCTGGAAGTGCTTTTCTCCAAGTACGGAGAGGTGGTCGACGCCCGAGTGATCAAAGACAAGGACACCATGTCGTCCCGCGGCTTCGGCTTCGTTACCTTCGAGAACCCGCAGGATGCCACAGACGCGAAGGACGGCTTGAACGACCAGTGCGTCGACGGGCGGCAGATCCGGGTGGACTACGCGGAGAAGAAATCGGGTGATGGCTACGGGGGAGGCCGCGGGCAACGCCGAGGAGGCTATGGTAGCGGCGGCTATGGCGGCGGCGGCTATGGCGGTGGCGGCTAtggtggcggcggcggcggctaTGGCAGCTATAATAGCGGCGGCTACGGTAGTGGTGGCGGCTACGGCAATTCCAGCAGGCAATACGAGTCCAGGGGTAGCGGCTACAGCCGAGGCAACCGCGGCGGCTACGATCGATACACATCCGGCAGATAG
- the glo1 gene encoding lactoylglutathione lyase isoform X2, with amino-acid sequence MMWMKESRVVYPGLQMTLIDTDFVMQQTMLRVKDPKKSLDFYTRIIGMTLLQKFDFPSMKFTLYFLGYEDKKEIPVDKCEHTAWTFSRRATIELTHNWGTENDENQSYHNGNSDPRGFGHLGIAVPDVYAACKRFEELGVKFVKKPDDGKMKGLAFIQDPDGYWIEIFSPNQMLTIIL; translated from the exons ATGATGTGGATGAAGGAATCTAGAGTTGTATATCCAGGTTTGCAAATGACACTGAtagacaca GATTTTGTGATGCAACAGACTATGTTAAGAGTGAAAGATCCGAAAAAATCTCTGGATTTTTACACCAGAATCATCGGAATGAC GCTGCTGCAGAAATTCGACTTTCCCTCTATGAAATTCACACTCTACTTTTTGGGCTATGAGGACAAAAAGGAAATCCCAGTCGATAAGTGTGAGCACACAGCCTGGACCTTCTCCAGGAGAGCCACTATCGAGCTGACACA TAACTGGGGCACTGAGAATGATGAAAACCAGTCCTATCATAATGGGAACTCAGATCCTAGAGGGTTTG GTCACCTGGGCATTGCTGTCCCTGATGTTTACGCTGCCTGCAAACGATTTGAGGAGCTGGGAGTAAAGTTTGTGAAGAAGCCAGATGATG GTAAAATGAAGGGGCTCGCTTTCATTCAGGACCCAGATGGTTACTGGATAGAGATTTTCAGCCCCAACCAAATGCTCACCATCATCCTTTAG